The sequence GCCTGACTCCCGCTCTTGTAGGCGACATCCCATTGGCCAGGATCAGAATCGGTCAGATCGAACTTCCAAAGATTGCCGTAGAGATCGCCGCCGTAGACGTAATCGGCGACAGCATCGCCGTCGACATCTACGGGAGCGACCGTGGCCAGACCGTTGGGTTTGCCGCCGCTGGCCGAATCGCTCGTCCCGACTCCGGTGTCGATCTTTCTGATCAGGGCGCCATCCGACAACCGGACCACGTAGAGCACGGCATTGCCGCTGGTGGAGGCATGGCTGTCCGCCTCAGTATTATCATATCCGTTGCCGAAAACAGCGGCCCAGTCGCCATTGTACAGGCGGACGACGTTGGGACGGCTGAAGGTGTAGCCCAAATCAGTATCGTTATTATCGGTGAATTCCCAGAGCACGTGGGTAGCGCCGTTGCTTTCGGTATCCCATGCCGCGGGATCCGTGACATCGAGGGCGTAAATGCCCTGTCCCCCACCCCGCAATCCGGCAACCAGAACGGTGTGCCAGGCGCTTCCATAGAAGGCATCGACCACCGTGGGGGGAGCGTCCACCGTGTATTGGTGAACATAATTCGGATCGGTGAGCGCTTGGAGACGGTTGTACACCACCTTGGGAACGTAGGCGAACTTTTCCTCTCCCGTGGCGGCGTCGAAGGCGTGCAGCATGCCGTCGTTGGCGCCGACGTAGATCATGGGATTGCGGCTCGCGTGGCTCGTCCTGAAACTGGAATACGGATAGGCCGTGCCCTCCATGTCATCGGGATAAGGGAAGGAAGGTGGTCCCACGTAGACCGGGGCCGAGTGGACGATGTCTCCCAACAGACCGCTGCGATTGCGGAAAGTGCCGCCATTCTTGCTCTCCTGGCTCTGGTCCCCGCGCAGGTAATCCAGGACCGGACTGGTGGAATTGCTGGCATTGCTCGGATCCAGCAGGTTCTTTTGGTCGATACTGAGATTGCTCCACCGGAAAGGGGTGCCTGAGATTCCATTATAGGAGACGATTACCCGAGTCGAGGGAATCGAGGCTTGCCAGCCGTTGGCGTCTGGGATCATCAGGCCGTTGGCATCGGTGGTATAAGCCAGGGAACCATCCGCCTCGATCTTGAACGCCAGCAGATTCCCGGACCAGTCACTGCTGTCAAAGCGGGCCAAGTACAGTTTGCTGTTGCTTTGCAGGCTGGTGGAGTTGACAGCCACGGCGGCGGCGGAACCGCCCACGACCTTGCTGAACACGCTTTGCAGGGCCTGGGCCAAGGCTAGGCCGTCCTCGGCGGCATAGGCGGTCCCTCCGGCATTGTCCGCCGTGTCCTGCAGGATGGGACGGATGGTACCGCCGGCGAATCCGACGGTGTCGATCCGAAGGTATTGATCGCCGCTGATGTCGGAACGAAGATCCCTTGAAGGGTTCCCGGCCTTGCCCGTGGCGGCGTCGATGCAGGATCCCTGGGATGTGTTGCAATAGGCCCAATAAGCCACGTCGTCCAGGTTGTTGTGCCCCCAGGCGTCCAGATCCATACTGGCACAGTCCTTGTCTTTGTTGGAACTGCTCGTACAGTTGGATGCTGTCTTGCCATCGCCGTCGTAATCCACCAGTGCGGCAGGAATATCCGCATCCTTGTAGGGAAAACCGTCCGTGAAGATCAGGACGTTGGCGCTGGTGCACTCCATGATCTTTCCGTGAACCGGATGGTAATAGGGATCCCGTTCAGGATGGGAAGTGTCCGCCAGGTCGAAATCTTCGAATCCGGAGACCACAGCCGGATAATAGGGGGCGTCCTGCTCGAAGTATTGGATGACTTCCCAGAGGTTTTCTGCAATCGGTGTGGTGCCCCAGACCAGGGGATAGTGCTCGATGGCGTCTACGATTTGCTCTATGGGAGTGCCGATATAACCGCTCAGTTCCCGGTAGCCCTGTTGGTCGGCTGGCAGGGCCGGGTCGGTGGGCTTTTTAACGAATGGATTCTTGGGGATCTTGAACTTCAAAGTTCCGCCCTGAATCTTGTTGCCGTTGTAGATGTCGCTGCGGTTGGGATCGTAGCGGTAGAACGAAACCCCAAGTCTGACCTTGTCCTTGACCTGCTGGAGGATGCCTTCTTTCAGGGTGGGGACGACCACAGCGATGTTGTAGGCCGAACTGGTTCCGGAAAGCGCCAGATAGCCCACGGTTTCGTTTGTATGGTTCCTTTCGGACTCGCAGGATTGCTCCTCTTCGACGAAAAGGGTCGCCCCGGTGGAATTTACGGATTTGGTGCGCAATACCGCGGTGTCCGGACCATTGACGGAATTCAAGGTAGCCAGCAGGGCTGGGGTACCAGAAAAGCCAGCGCCGATGTTGAAGGAAAAGGTTTTGTTGGCGCTGGAGACGTTGTATACACGACCAGCATCCAGATGGATTGGACGGCTGGCATCGTTGAACTGCCCTTGCTGGATGGCTACGTAGGCGACTGTCTCTGTCGCATGGGAATCGCCATCTTCCTGTTCTTCCAGAGCGAGCTGGAAACCTGAAGCCGTGACGTCCTTGACGCGGACGGCGATGGTATCCGTTTCGTTGTAAGTGATCACGGTGGCGATGATTACTGGTGTGGCAGAGAAAGTGGATGGAAAGGTGACGCTGGCGAAACTGCCTGCCGATCCTCCACCGCAGCGGGTGTAATAAGTTTTGTTGGTGTTTTTCGTGTCGGCGACGATTTTGAGCCCGCCGGCCAGAGTATGACTTCCCGGCTCGACAACCAGATAAGGTATGGTCTCGGTGGTGTGGTTGCCGTCCTTGTAAGGCCATTCCTGGAACACGATGTCGAAACCGGTGGCATCGACGTTTTTGATCCGTACCGTTCCCGGATCACCGCCATTATAGGATGGCGCCCCGGCAACCACCACCGGCGTGGTACTGTAACTATGCTGGAAAGTGACGTGGGTCCAGCTGGAAGATTTAATGTTCTTGGCAGCATCGACGGTGGTTTTGACCATAGCCTCGCCGTATTCTCCGATGACCGAGTTGCTGCTGTCGTACAGAAAACCGCTCAGTCCTCCCCGAACCAGAATTTTCGCGTAAGGATCATAGGAAGACCTTATCGCTCCGGAATCGGCGGGGGAATCCAGGGTGATCGTGGCACCGTCTGGAATAGGGGAATACTGGCTGCTGTTTGCGTAACTGCCGGTGATGGTGCGATCGGAACGCTCGTTGTTTCCCAAGATCTTGTATTGCAGAGAGCCGTTGCCGAGATAGTCGAAACCAGCGCGATTTTCGACCTTACCGCCGACGAGGACCATTCTGGAAGCGTCTATCCGTCTGGTGGTGAGCCAGTTCAGGAAATTGCCACTCCAACAGGTCGTGTCCGATGCGGAGGGGGTGCAGGAGGATTCCACGAAAGCCCCTGACACGTTGGCAGAAATGGGGACACCGTAAGCCGAAGTGTCGACCGGTATGGATGGATCGTATTGGTAATTTTTGCTGCTGTCGAAGATGCCGTAATAGCTTTTTGCCGGATCGAAATTGGCGAGAGTCAACCCGCTTCCCTCGTACATGGGATCCTTCATGCTGCCGGAGTTGTCCAGCATGACCATCACGATCGGCTCGACCTGGTTCGCCAGGAACAACGGTTTCTGGGCAATGTCGAGATCGGCCGCGGGTACGGTTGCCGAATAGAACGTGGCTAGCGAGAAACCCGCCGCAAACCAAAAGTGCAGAACTGTTGATGACCAGCGTTTCATCGGATCAGAACCTCTTGGCGTAAATGCTTTGCAGAACGATTTTTGCCGTAGCTGTGCCACCGGTCCCCTGGCTGGTAATCCGATACAGGACTCGTCCCGAACTGTCCTGCGGCAGGCCGATGGTCAGACTGGAGCCGTCTTTCAGGAAGGCGACGCGTTCAATGACCCGAACGGGATCGGATTGAACGACCCCGAGCCCGGGGACAGCCTGACCATAGGCAAAGGGATTCGTCGTGTTTTCCTCCCACCAGGGGGACACGGTAAACAGGTCTTCCAACTCTGCCGTCTTCCATACTTTGTCTATGAAATCGTCCTCGGCTGCGAAAGCCGGTTCCACCGTCAACGTCGACAACCAACCCTCACCATTCCGCAGTG comes from Methylomarinovum tepidoasis and encodes:
- a CDS encoding pilus assembly PilX family protein, with amino-acid sequence MKTCKNFQTGAALIVSLMMLLVMTVLGVAAMQTNLLEEKMAGNFRDHDLAFQAAEMALRNGEGWLSTLTVEPAFAAEDDFIDKVWKTAELEDLFTVSPWWEENTTNPFAYGQAVPGLGVVQSDPVRVIERVAFLKDGSSLTIGLPQDSSGRVLYRITSQGTGGTATAKIVLQSIYAKRF
- a CDS encoding PilC/PilY family type IV pilus protein, whose product is MKRWSSTVLHFWFAAGFSLATFYSATVPAADLDIAQKPLFLANQVEPIVMVMLDNSGSMKDPMYEGSGLTLANFDPAKSYYGIFDSSKNYQYDPSIPVDTSAYGVPISANVSGAFVESSCTPSASDTTCWSGNFLNWLTTRRIDASRMVLVGGKVENRAGFDYLGNGSLQYKILGNNERSDRTITGSYANSSQYSPIPDGATITLDSPADSGAIRSSYDPYAKILVRGGLSGFLYDSSNSVIGEYGEAMVKTTVDAAKNIKSSSWTHVTFQHSYSTTPVVVAGAPSYNGGDPGTVRIKNVDATGFDIVFQEWPYKDGNHTTETIPYLVVEPGSHTLAGGLKIVADTKNTNKTYYTRCGGGSAGSFASVTFPSTFSATPVIIATVITYNETDTIAVRVKDVTASGFQLALEEQEDGDSHATETVAYVAIQQGQFNDASRPIHLDAGRVYNVSSANKTFSFNIGAGFSGTPALLATLNSVNGPDTAVLRTKSVNSTGATLFVEEEQSCESERNHTNETVGYLALSGTSSAYNIAVVVPTLKEGILQQVKDKVRLGVSFYRYDPNRSDIYNGNKIQGGTLKFKIPKNPFVKKPTDPALPADQQGYRELSGYIGTPIEQIVDAIEHYPLVWGTTPIAENLWEVIQYFEQDAPYYPAVVSGFEDFDLADTSHPERDPYYHPVHGKIMECTSANVLIFTDGFPYKDADIPAALVDYDGDGKTASNCTSSSNKDKDCASMDLDAWGHNNLDDVAYWAYCNTSQGSCIDAATGKAGNPSRDLRSDISGDQYLRIDTVGFAGGTIRPILQDTADNAGGTAYAAEDGLALAQALQSVFSKVVGGSAAAVAVNSTSLQSNSKLYLARFDSSDWSGNLLAFKIEADGSLAYTTDANGLMIPDANGWQASIPSTRVIVSYNGISGTPFRWSNLSIDQKNLLDPSNASNSTSPVLDYLRGDQSQESKNGGTFRNRSGLLGDIVHSAPVYVGPPSFPYPDDMEGTAYPYSSFRTSHASRNPMIYVGANDGMLHAFDAATGEEKFAYVPKVVYNRLQALTDPNYVHQYTVDAPPTVVDAFYGSAWHTVLVAGLRGGGQGIYALDVTDPAAWDTESNGATHVLWEFTDNNDTDLGYTFSRPNVVRLYNGDWAAVFGNGYDNTEADSHASTSGNAVLYVVRLSDGALIRKIDTGVGTSDSASGGKPNGLATVAPVDVDGDAVADYVYGGDLYGNLWKFDLTDSDPGQWDVAYKSGSQAQPLFTACSTAPCTDSNRQPITARPRVARHPSGSGYLVFFGTGKYFENGDNSSLAQLTQSLYAIWDKDESSLTSFDRNDLQPRKILAEVSDFGLNLRLTSGINDDAADGGGEIDWNTQLGWYLDLINTQGGNTDNQGERVVTEPILRGNRVIFTTLVPSEDPCSAGGSGWIMELDAVQGTRLPSSPFDLNGNGGFGNDDLVQAIWDVNGDGTVDADDAVPVSGIQSTVGIPSSPGIVSMDDNKEKKYISGSSGNVQPLTEKAGSAKTGRLSWRQIITE